A region from the Candidatus Krumholzibacteriia bacterium genome encodes:
- a CDS encoding TonB-dependent receptor, which yields MRRGLGLLFFVCSWPLAARAGSAATAPPASSQPRGDSAPRAVAVADTSDSVYALPPVEVRARRPTRAETLQLLPGQVSVLDLETFRTGIVNTAALLDRLPGLTVRHYGDVAGYATASIRGASATHVRLYLDGVPLGSAGFGVTNLAELPFASLDHLEVYRGFAPPGLPGSSPGGAIQLVTPRLDPKAPPKSAFLAAAGSFGSSRLGWNGETPLGVHWRGLFVVDALRSDGDFDFLDDHGTPLQPADDQTVPRRNNAVRHDEALAKVGRVLGADGRLEFLHQWVRREQGVPGYTHNQTVHAQTGSTHHLTSAALTTPALWRGRSRSRAQLFYDWRRDTFTDLQSEIGLAKQDNRDVSQAVGAHLETSLRLPAWQRLALYLDGRRESFMPWRGFKQQRTDPEQRLGPEQERRSLETSFDGEWVLGGRARAEAVLRWSQEDDRFAGDLRNPYSTRPARAGVTTWVEPRAGLRLRLLSSLHLEGSAGRYHRSPGFLELFGDGGSIAGSSDLVAESGTNRDVSLDCGGDLRFLRARFEVAHFQNEVEDLITYVQQSQRVFVARNIGAASMEGEEYSWRLAANAAAPRWLAEGNYTRLRAEDLGPGIYAGKTLPGRPQHQLYARLALRFGALSFGYDYQHLGRNYLDRWNRDLVERRDLHGLDFGVQARRLQLRLAVRNLTDDTSRDVAGFPVPGRTFSLGSDLRF from the coding sequence GTGCGGCGCGGTCTCGGTCTTCTCTTCTTCGTTTGCTCCTGGCCTCTCGCGGCGCGGGCCGGGTCCGCTGCTACCGCGCCACCGGCAAGCAGCCAACCCCGCGGCGATTCCGCCCCGCGTGCCGTCGCCGTCGCCGACACCAGCGACAGCGTCTACGCTCTACCGCCCGTCGAAGTCCGCGCCCGCCGGCCCACACGTGCCGAGACCTTGCAGCTTCTGCCGGGCCAGGTCTCCGTTCTCGACCTCGAAACCTTCCGCACCGGCATCGTCAACACCGCTGCCCTCCTCGATCGACTGCCCGGCTTGACCGTCCGCCACTACGGCGACGTGGCCGGCTATGCGACCGCCTCCATCCGCGGCGCCAGCGCCACGCACGTGCGCCTGTATTTGGACGGCGTGCCGCTCGGAAGTGCCGGCTTCGGCGTCACCAACCTGGCGGAGCTGCCCTTCGCCAGCCTCGATCACCTCGAGGTCTACCGCGGCTTCGCGCCGCCCGGCCTCCCAGGCAGCTCACCCGGCGGCGCCATCCAGCTCGTCACACCCCGGCTCGACCCGAAAGCGCCGCCCAAGAGCGCCTTCCTCGCCGCCGCCGGCAGCTTCGGCAGCAGCCGGCTCGGCTGGAACGGCGAGACGCCCCTCGGCGTGCACTGGCGCGGCCTCTTCGTGGTGGATGCGTTGCGGAGCGACGGCGATTTCGATTTCCTCGACGATCACGGCACGCCGCTGCAGCCGGCGGACGATCAGACGGTGCCACGGCGCAACAACGCCGTGCGTCACGACGAGGCCCTGGCCAAAGTCGGCCGCGTCCTCGGTGCCGACGGCCGGCTCGAGTTCTTGCACCAGTGGGTGCGGCGCGAACAGGGTGTGCCGGGCTACACCCACAACCAGACCGTCCACGCCCAGACGGGAAGCACCCATCACCTGACCAGCGCCGCGCTCACCACGCCGGCGCTCTGGCGCGGCCGCTCACGCAGCCGTGCCCAGCTCTTCTACGACTGGCGGCGCGACACCTTCACCGATCTGCAGAGCGAGATCGGCCTGGCGAAGCAGGACAACCGCGATGTGAGCCAGGCGGTGGGAGCGCACCTCGAGACTTCGCTCCGCCTGCCCGCGTGGCAGCGTCTCGCTCTCTACCTCGACGGGCGGCGCGAGAGCTTCATGCCCTGGCGTGGCTTCAAGCAGCAGCGCACCGATCCGGAGCAGCGCCTCGGTCCGGAGCAGGAACGCCGCAGTCTCGAAACTTCTTTCGACGGCGAATGGGTGCTCGGCGGCCGCGCTCGCGCCGAGGCTGTGCTCCGCTGGAGCCAGGAAGACGACCGCTTCGCCGGCGATCTGCGCAATCCGTACTCGACGCGCCCGGCCCGCGCCGGCGTCACCACCTGGGTCGAGCCCCGCGCGGGCCTCAGGCTCCGCCTCCTCTCCAGCCTGCACCTGGAGGGCAGCGCCGGCCGCTACCACCGCTCTCCGGGCTTCCTCGAGCTCTTTGGTGACGGGGGCAGCATCGCCGGCAGCAGCGACCTGGTGGCGGAGAGCGGCACCAATCGCGACGTCTCCCTCGACTGCGGCGGCGACCTTCGTTTCCTGCGCGCCCGCTTCGAGGTCGCCCACTTCCAGAACGAGGTGGAAGACCTGATCACCTACGTGCAGCAGTCGCAGCGGGTCTTCGTGGCGCGCAACATTGGCGCTGCCTCCATGGAAGGCGAGGAGTACTCCTGGCGTTTGGCGGCGAACGCTGCCGCACCGCGCTGGCTCGCCGAGGGCAACTACACGCGCCTTCGCGCCGAGGACCTGGGTCCCGGCATCTACGCCGGCAAGACGCTTCCCGGCCGGCCGCAGCACCAGCTCTATGCCCGGCTGGCGTTGCGATTCGGAGCCCTCAGCTTCGGCTACGACTACCAGCACCTGGGGCGCAATTACCTGGATCGCTGGAACCGCGACCTCGTGGAGCGACGCGATCTGCACGGCCTCGACTTCGGTGTGCAGGCGCGCCGGCTGCAGCTCCGTCTCGCGGTCCGCAACCTCACTGACGACACCTCCCGTGACGTGGCGGGCTTCCCTGTGCCGGGGCGCACGTTCTCCCTCGGCTCGGACTTGCGTTTCTGA
- a CDS encoding NYN domain-containing protein gives MAEVSSLAVFVDFENLALGFQDRKDRFDIQRVLRRLVEKGKIIVKRGYADWSRYSDYKRSLHEAGLELIEIPRRALTGKNSADIRLVVDAMDMSYGKEHIDTFVIVSGDSDFSPLVAKLKENGKRVLGLAMRKSSSDLLVNACDEFIFYEELEAELAHERTALRRSRTGDGGEVFALLLETLTALQREVAGPILASMIKDTIRRKQPSFSESAYGYRSFSALLEAAQAAGFLQLSTDPRSGTYVVTEFQAAAPATTPPARATAPPARATAPPARRVPQRRPRPGPAAVPEGGAGSAEETIPAGVNSEVLSTADKGAPPPPSRRRRRRRPEGSGPEGGEGAGDNGMRRSRRRRRSRVRDTAREALP, from the coding sequence ATGGCCGAGGTTTCTTCTCTCGCCGTCTTCGTCGATTTCGAGAACCTGGCCCTCGGATTCCAAGATCGCAAGGACCGCTTCGACATCCAGCGCGTGCTGCGCCGGCTGGTGGAGAAGGGCAAGATCATCGTCAAGCGGGGCTACGCCGACTGGAGCCGCTACTCCGACTACAAGCGCTCGTTGCACGAGGCCGGTCTCGAGCTCATCGAGATCCCGCGCCGGGCGCTCACGGGCAAGAATTCCGCCGACATCCGCCTGGTCGTGGATGCCATGGACATGAGCTATGGCAAGGAACACATCGACACCTTCGTCATCGTCTCCGGGGACAGCGACTTCTCGCCCCTCGTGGCCAAGCTGAAGGAGAACGGCAAGCGCGTCCTCGGCCTCGCCATGCGCAAGTCTTCCTCGGATCTCTTGGTCAACGCCTGCGACGAGTTCATCTTCTACGAGGAGCTGGAAGCCGAGCTCGCCCATGAGCGCACCGCGCTGCGCCGCAGCCGCACCGGCGACGGCGGCGAGGTGTTCGCGCTCTTGCTGGAGACGCTGACGGCGCTGCAGCGCGAGGTGGCGGGCCCGATCCTGGCTTCCATGATCAAGGACACCATCCGCCGCAAGCAGCCCTCTTTCAGCGAATCCGCTTACGGCTATCGCAGCTTCAGCGCTCTCCTCGAAGCGGCGCAGGCCGCCGGCTTCCTGCAGCTCTCCACCGACCCGCGGAGCGGTACCTATGTGGTGACGGAGTTCCAAGCCGCGGCGCCGGCGACAACCCCGCCGGCGCGGGCGACAGCGCCGCCAGCGCGGGCGACAGCGCCGCCGGCGCGTCGCGTTCCTCAGCGCCGGCCCCGACCTGGGCCCGCCGCGGTCCCGGAGGGCGGCGCCGGGAGCGCCGAGGAAACCATTCCCGCCGGCGTGAACAGCGAGGTGCTGAGCACGGCCGACAAGGGCGCGCCGCCGCCGCCGTCACGGCGCCGCCGCCGGCGCCGTCCGGAAGGCTCCGGGCCGGAAGGCGGCGAGGGCGCCGGGGACAACGGCATGCGCCGCTCGCGCCGGCGCCGGCGCTCACGCGTGCGCGATACGGCGCGCGAAGCGCTGCCCTAG